The genome window ACCGTGGGGGCCGGCAACCGGTCGAAGGCGAGCTGCCAGGTGAAGGCGGCGAGCCGGGCGGTGGCGCCGCCCTGATCGTGGGCGCTAGGCATGCTCACTTGTCCTCGTCCATCCAGCGCGCGGCCAGCCTGGCTCCGCCTTCCGGCAGGGATTGCTCCAGCATGAATTTGTAGACCTTCATGCTGTCCTCGTCGCGATAGCCGGCGGCGGCGGCCTCGCGATAGACCTCCAGGATGCGGGGGGCCAGCCACATCGGCGCGCCGTGCCGCTCCGCTTCCTCCAGCACCAGGGCCTCGTCCTTCAGGCCGATGGCCAACGGCCCGTTGTATTTGAATGTTCCGCTCAGGATGGCCGCGGGTACCTTATGCGTGGTCGTGTAGTTGCGGCCCGAGCCCGCATTGAACACGTCGTTCAGGATCCTGGGGTCGAGGCCCGCCTTCACTCCCATCGCGAGGCCTTCGAACACGGCCAGCCGGCCCGCTGCGGACACATGGTTGTTGATGATCTTCGCCACCTGGGAGATTCCAGGTTTTTCACCCAGGTAGATCAGGTTGCCAGCCAGCCCTTCCAGTGTGGGGCGCGCCAGCGCGAAGGCGTCGGCCGCGCCGGAGACCAGGACCGCCAGCGTACCCGCGCGGGCGCCCGGAGGACCGCCGCTGACGGGCGCGTCGAGCAGTCCGATATCGCGAGCGGACAGGCCGGAGGCGATCTTCTCGATCGTCCCGCTGCCCAGCGTCGAGGTTTCGACATAGACGCGCAGTTGTTTGCCGTATACGACGCCGCTGTCGCCGAGCGCCACCGACAGGCTGGCTTCCCGGGAGGGCATGGACGCGATGATGATGTCGCACATGTCCGCCAGGGCCCTGGGCGTGCCGACGGACTCGGCGCCCTGTTCGACCAGCGGCGCCACCGCGGCGGGGTTGCGGTCGCACACCGCGACCGGCGCGCCCAGTTCGAGCAGCCGGAGCGCCATCTGCTGCCCCATGTTCCCCACACCGATGAGGCCCACTTTCATTGGCGTCATTCCTCGTTTCTCCTGTGTCTGGTCGCACGCGTCGGCGTCCAGGCCCGCGGCAAGTTGAAAAATAAGTCTCTAAATACGGGATATATGAATATTAGCGATCGTGCCGAGGTTGTGTCCGGGAAATTAGCCAGTTTTGGCGTTTGTCCCTATTGGCGTTCAGCAACAAATTTTTCCGCAGGAGCATATGGTAGAACAAATTTTGTTAAGTGTCATATGGCGGGAAATGTTATATTTGTTCCAGGGGCGCGTCGC of Pigmentiphaga sp. H8 contains these proteins:
- a CDS encoding NAD(P)-dependent oxidoreductase, whose amino-acid sequence is MFQLAAGLDADACDQTQEKRGMTPMKVGLIGVGNMGQQMALRLLELGAPVAVCDRNPAAVAPLVEQGAESVGTPRALADMCDIIIASMPSREASLSVALGDSGVVYGKQLRVYVETSTLGSGTIEKIASGLSARDIGLLDAPVSGGPPGARAGTLAVLVSGAADAFALARPTLEGLAGNLIYLGEKPGISQVAKIINNHVSAAGRLAVFEGLAMGVKAGLDPRILNDVFNAGSGRNYTTTHKVPAAILSGTFKYNGPLAIGLKDEALVLEEAERHGAPMWLAPRILEVYREAAAAGYRDEDSMKVYKFMLEQSLPEGGARLAARWMDEDK